A window of Rhodococcus sp. SGAir0479 contains these coding sequences:
- the tenA gene encoding thiaminase II — translation MTTPVHDISVHPDADGSRFTDLLWARTAVLRAAIDDMEFLRRLGDGTLPLDVFRTYIEQDSLYLAEYAKALALVAAKAPDPQTAAFWATSSATAAVVETELHEGLMAGGVLPERSTAPEHSPACLGYVSYLTATAATESYAVAAAAVLPCFWIYAEVGRRLAADAHEVLAADPAHPYAQWVTTYDDPAFHESVATARRLVDEAANAATTEEREAMVRAFVTASRYEYMFWDTALNPQPWPAS, via the coding sequence ATGACGACGCCTGTTCACGACATATCTGTCCACCCCGACGCCGACGGCTCGCGCTTCACGGATCTGCTGTGGGCACGGACTGCGGTCCTGCGGGCCGCGATCGACGACATGGAGTTCCTGCGCCGGCTCGGCGACGGCACGCTGCCGCTCGATGTGTTCCGGACCTACATCGAGCAGGACTCGCTGTACCTGGCCGAATACGCCAAGGCGCTGGCGCTGGTGGCGGCGAAGGCCCCGGACCCGCAGACGGCCGCGTTCTGGGCGACATCGTCCGCGACTGCGGCCGTGGTGGAGACCGAACTGCACGAGGGACTCATGGCCGGCGGGGTGTTGCCGGAACGGTCGACCGCGCCGGAGCATTCGCCGGCGTGCCTCGGGTACGTGTCGTACCTGACGGCGACGGCGGCGACCGAGTCGTACGCCGTGGCTGCGGCGGCGGTCCTGCCGTGTTTCTGGATCTACGCGGAGGTGGGCCGTCGCCTCGCCGCCGACGCGCACGAGGTGCTGGCCGCCGACCCGGCGCACCCCTACGCGCAGTGGGTCACCACGTACGACGATCCGGCGTTCCACGAGTCCGTCGCGACCGCGCGCCGGCTCGTCGACGAGGCCGCGAACGCCGCGACGACGGAGGAGCGTGAGGCGATGGTCCGGGCCTTCGTCACCGCGAGCCGCTACGAGTACATGTTCTGGGACACCGCCCTGAACCCGCAGCCCTGGCCCGCGTCGTGA
- a CDS encoding HNH endonuclease signature motif containing protein, with amino-acid sequence MNPGGLDTTTAALVALSHDDVRGLAELDLVRTTVDLSRLIEHLEALRVTAVAEIDERAVSFDTLGFRSVKQWLATNTLLEVPAAARILALGKVLRREPEVAAAHENGQVSSEHAALITKFCEQPPRGMPFEALPSCRQVLLDCAANPAATTMSVRTCISRLERIFESDELPPSEDSDRNEFHASKTLNGRVAVKGDLDAVTGEMLLTALSALTKPRNPNDDPAATRTPAQRRAEAFAEILRRYLDSGDAPIEGGERPHLSLHVNARDLARTDHDHDHGAWASRGRDADTPDLFGSRQFQKRDVARLPHLGPLTIATARRLACDCHLTPVVMDDGIPLNLGRTTRTVSKKQRRALIARDHGCAFPGCGAPPAHCEGHHVHHWADGGPTDLDNLVLLCHYHHRLLHHSHWEVQIGADHHPWFTPPSLVDPYKKPMPAHNRAGPHAA; translated from the coding sequence ATGAATCCGGGGGGACTCGACACCACAACTGCTGCACTCGTGGCGCTCAGTCACGATGACGTGCGGGGACTGGCCGAGTTGGACCTGGTGCGCACGACGGTGGATCTCTCGCGTCTGATCGAACACCTCGAAGCCCTGCGCGTGACGGCGGTGGCCGAAATCGACGAGCGCGCAGTCTCGTTCGACACGCTGGGGTTTCGTAGCGTCAAGCAGTGGCTCGCAACCAACACGCTGCTGGAAGTTCCTGCCGCGGCGCGAATCCTGGCGCTGGGGAAGGTGCTGCGGCGGGAACCCGAGGTCGCCGCGGCGCACGAGAACGGTCAGGTTTCGTCCGAGCATGCCGCTCTGATCACCAAGTTCTGCGAACAGCCGCCGCGCGGGATGCCCTTTGAAGCCCTTCCATCGTGCCGGCAAGTACTACTCGACTGCGCGGCGAACCCCGCGGCGACCACGATGAGTGTGCGCACCTGCATCTCACGGCTCGAGCGGATCTTCGAATCCGACGAACTCCCGCCCAGCGAGGACAGTGACCGCAACGAATTTCACGCCTCGAAAACCCTGAACGGGCGCGTCGCGGTCAAAGGCGACCTCGACGCAGTCACCGGGGAGATGCTGCTGACGGCACTGTCCGCGCTGACGAAACCGCGGAACCCGAACGACGACCCCGCCGCGACCCGCACGCCGGCGCAGCGGCGGGCGGAAGCGTTCGCCGAAATCCTGCGCCGCTACCTCGACTCCGGCGACGCGCCCATCGAGGGCGGCGAGCGACCGCACCTGTCGCTGCACGTGAACGCGCGCGACCTCGCCCGCACCGACCACGACCACGACCACGGCGCGTGGGCGAGCCGAGGCAGGGACGCCGACACGCCGGACCTGTTCGGCAGCAGACAATTTCAGAAAAGGGACGTCGCGCGCCTCCCGCACCTGGGACCGCTGACCATCGCCACCGCCCGCCGCCTCGCCTGCGACTGCCACCTCACCCCGGTCGTGATGGACGACGGCATTCCGCTGAACCTGGGCCGCACCACCCGAACCGTCTCCAAGAAGCAACGCCGGGCGTTGATCGCCCGCGACCACGGCTGCGCCTTCCCGGGCTGCGGAGCCCCGCCCGCCCACTGCGAAGGCCACCATGTTCATCACTGGGCGGACGGCGGACCCACCGACCTCGACAACCTCGTGCTGCTGTGTCACTACCACCACCGGCTCCTGCACCACTCCCACTGGGAAGTGCAGATCGGCGCCGACCACCATCCCTGGTTCACCCCGCCGTCACTGGTGGACCCGTACAAGAAACCCATGCCGGCGCACAATCGCGCCGGACCCCACGCCGCCTGA
- a CDS encoding carboxylesterase/lipase family protein, producing MEVLETGAARGPETLVVETDRGPVRGYADGPVFAWKGIPYAAAPTGERRFRSPVPPDAWSEVRDGAAFGAMAPQGHDNSVPLDPSMRIGEDCLTVNVWAPRPDGTPRPVMVWIHGGAYCLGSSAQPIYDGRLLVERGDVVLVTFNYRLGALGFLDLSSFSTAERTFESNLGLRDQIAALEWVRANIAVFGGDPEEVTLFGESSGGGAITTLMTVPRAEGLFHRAIAQSPPATSVYGAERAATVARRFLEILEVPVTRVADLAGMPAERLVQAGDVLVDEVPTRVPGTLAMAPVVDRDLVPHYPVAAFQKGRSHRIPLIIGSNRDEASIFKFMRSPLLPVSPDAVQRMFAGLAEDNPGLSPVRLAQIAAAYPGSTKPRGVLALSRDAAFRMPALWVADAHSRHSPTWVYRFDHSTPMLRAARVGAGHATELPYVFGNFGTLDPDPTFWLGGRKGAIEVSGRVQRRWLAFARYAVPAALDGSKHWAAYTEENRSTLLIDGRDRLVSDPDRDMRIAWGSEAMGFS from the coding sequence GTGGAAGTTCTCGAGACCGGAGCGGCCCGCGGGCCCGAGACACTCGTCGTCGAGACGGACCGGGGACCGGTGCGCGGTTACGCCGACGGACCGGTGTTCGCCTGGAAGGGTATTCCGTATGCCGCCGCGCCGACGGGGGAGCGGCGCTTCCGGTCGCCTGTACCGCCCGACGCATGGAGCGAGGTCCGTGACGGCGCCGCGTTCGGTGCGATGGCCCCGCAGGGCCACGACAACTCGGTCCCGCTCGATCCGTCGATGCGGATCGGTGAGGACTGTCTGACCGTCAACGTGTGGGCGCCCCGCCCGGACGGTACCCCCAGGCCGGTCATGGTGTGGATCCACGGCGGCGCCTACTGTCTCGGATCGTCCGCGCAACCGATCTACGACGGGCGGCTGCTCGTCGAGCGTGGGGATGTCGTGCTGGTGACGTTCAACTACCGGCTCGGCGCCCTGGGCTTCCTGGACCTGTCGTCGTTCTCGACCGCGGAGCGGACGTTCGAGTCCAACCTGGGGCTGCGGGACCAGATCGCCGCCCTCGAGTGGGTGCGCGCGAACATCGCCGTTTTCGGCGGCGATCCGGAAGAGGTGACGTTGTTCGGAGAGTCGTCCGGCGGCGGGGCGATCACGACATTGATGACGGTGCCGCGGGCCGAGGGACTGTTCCACCGCGCCATCGCCCAGAGCCCGCCGGCGACGTCGGTGTACGGGGCGGAGCGTGCCGCGACGGTCGCGCGGCGGTTCCTGGAGATTCTGGAAGTGCCCGTCACGCGCGTCGCAGATCTGGCGGGAATGCCGGCCGAACGCCTGGTACAGGCCGGTGACGTTCTCGTCGACGAGGTGCCGACGCGAGTTCCGGGCACGCTGGCCATGGCCCCGGTCGTCGACCGGGATCTGGTTCCGCACTACCCGGTGGCCGCGTTCCAGAAGGGACGCTCGCACCGCATCCCGTTGATCATCGGTTCCAATCGGGACGAGGCGTCGATCTTCAAGTTCATGCGCTCACCCCTGCTGCCGGTCAGCCCCGACGCCGTCCAGCGCATGTTCGCGGGACTCGCCGAGGACAACCCGGGACTCTCACCGGTCCGGCTCGCGCAGATCGCGGCGGCCTACCCGGGATCGACCAAACCACGAGGTGTGCTTGCCCTTTCACGTGATGCAGCGTTCCGGATGCCGGCCCTGTGGGTCGCCGACGCCCACAGCCGGCACTCGCCCACCTGGGTGTACCGGTTCGACCACTCCACCCCGATGCTCCGGGCGGCCCGCGTCGGTGCCGGCCACGCAACCGAATTGCCCTATGTGTTCGGAAATTTCGGGACCCTCGATCCCGACCCGACGTTCTGGCTCGGTGGCCGCAAGGGAGCGATCGAGGTGTCCGGCCGGGTGCAGCGGCGCTGGCTCGCATTCGCCCGCTACGCCGTCCCGGCCGCACTCGACGGGTCCAAGCACTGGGCAGCGTACACCGAGGAGAATCGGTCGACGCTGCTGATCGACGGCCGCGACCGTCTCGTCTCGGATCCGGACCGGGACATGCGGATCGCATGGGGCAGTGAGGCGATGGGGTTCAGCTGA
- a CDS encoding ABC transporter substrate-binding protein codes for MTSVSRLRRVLATSAIVASAMSILTGCASSDSSGDTIRFALDWTPNTNHTGLYVALQEGYFADAGLDVQVLPYNNTSPDTLVDAGNAEFGTSFQDAATFSRAAGAQTVSVLAPLQHWATGIGVKADRADLASPKDLDGKTYAGFGDPGEREILRQVIRNDGGTGDFDTVVLGTSAYEAVYGGQADFTVSYAAWEGVEAARRGTPMRYFDYTDYGFPDAYAIVVNGNEQWLAEHPEQARKFVQALQRGYQLAADDPDRGAKALIDANPGVFGDEELVYESQRILAADYMKDASGRVGTQTREQWAGYSGFLYAHGLLAGPDGKPLTAEPDWSTYFTDEYLAAP; via the coding sequence GTGACGTCGGTGTCGCGGCTGCGCCGCGTGCTGGCCACCTCGGCGATCGTCGCGTCCGCGATGAGCATCCTCACCGGGTGCGCCAGCTCCGACAGCTCCGGGGACACCATCCGGTTCGCTCTCGACTGGACGCCGAACACCAATCACACCGGCCTGTACGTGGCGCTGCAGGAGGGGTACTTCGCGGACGCGGGCCTCGACGTCCAGGTGCTGCCGTACAACAACACCTCACCCGACACCCTCGTGGACGCCGGGAACGCCGAGTTCGGCACCAGCTTCCAGGACGCGGCCACGTTCTCCCGCGCCGCGGGGGCGCAGACCGTCTCGGTGCTGGCGCCGCTGCAGCACTGGGCGACCGGTATCGGCGTCAAGGCGGACCGCGCCGACCTCGCGAGCCCCAAGGACCTCGACGGCAAGACCTACGCCGGGTTCGGTGATCCGGGCGAGCGGGAGATCCTCCGTCAGGTCATCCGGAACGACGGGGGCACAGGCGATTTTGACACCGTGGTGCTGGGCACCTCGGCGTACGAGGCCGTCTACGGCGGCCAGGCGGACTTCACGGTGTCCTACGCGGCGTGGGAGGGCGTCGAGGCGGCGCGCCGCGGTACCCCGATGCGCTACTTCGACTACACCGACTACGGCTTCCCGGACGCGTACGCGATCGTCGTGAACGGCAACGAGCAGTGGCTCGCCGAGCATCCCGAGCAGGCGCGCAAGTTCGTCCAGGCCCTCCAGCGCGGCTACCAGTTGGCGGCCGACGACCCCGACCGCGGCGCGAAGGCACTGATCGACGCGAATCCAGGGGTCTTCGGCGACGAGGAACTCGTGTACGAGAGTCAGCGGATACTGGCCGCGGACTACATGAAGGACGCGTCGGGGCGCGTGGGCACCCAGACCCGCGAGCAGTGGGCGGGCTATTCGGGTTTCCTGTACGCGCACGGGCTGCTCGCCGGACCCGACGGCAAACCACTGACCGCCGAACCGGACTGGTCGACGTACTTCACCGATGAGTACCTCGCAGCGCCGTAG
- a CDS encoding ABC transporter permease, protein MSTSQRRRRDADDTAGPLRRLLPAVVVALALVALWQLYVTVSGIRPQVLPSPARVLEQGWLHRDDIAGHAWATLQVTLVGFAVSLVVAWTLAVLVDFSPWLRRAFVPLFVVSQTLPIIAIAPLMIIWFGFGLLPKILVIALATFFPMAIGLIEGFAAADREAGALLRSMGASRWQEFRFVRLPSALPRFFTALRIGVTYAVVGAVFAEYVGASSGLGIYMSVQKNSFRTDLVLAAVLVTAAISIALYAATFAIERVMAPWIRHPRQEARRG, encoded by the coding sequence ATGAGTACCTCGCAGCGCCGTAGGCGCGACGCGGACGACACCGCGGGCCCGCTGCGCCGGCTGCTGCCCGCGGTGGTCGTCGCGCTGGCGCTGGTCGCCCTGTGGCAGTTGTACGTGACGGTCAGCGGCATCCGCCCGCAGGTGTTGCCGTCGCCGGCGCGGGTGCTCGAGCAGGGGTGGCTGCACCGCGACGACATCGCCGGCCACGCGTGGGCCACGCTGCAGGTGACGCTCGTCGGGTTCGCGGTGTCGTTGGTGGTCGCGTGGACGCTCGCGGTGCTCGTGGACTTCTCGCCCTGGCTGCGAAGGGCTTTCGTTCCGCTCTTCGTGGTGTCCCAGACGCTCCCGATCATCGCGATCGCCCCGCTGATGATCATCTGGTTCGGCTTCGGTCTGCTGCCGAAAATTCTGGTGATCGCGCTCGCGACGTTCTTCCCGATGGCGATCGGACTGATCGAGGGGTTCGCAGCCGCCGACCGCGAAGCCGGCGCCCTGCTGCGGAGCATGGGCGCCTCCCGATGGCAGGAATTCCGGTTCGTACGGCTGCCGTCCGCTCTCCCCCGGTTCTTCACCGCACTCCGGATCGGCGTCACCTATGCGGTCGTGGGCGCCGTGTTCGCCGAGTACGTCGGGGCCAGTTCGGGACTCGGCATCTACATGAGCGTGCAGAAGAACTCCTTCCGCACCGACCTGGTCCTGGCCGCGGTCCTCGTGACGGCGGCGATCAGCATCGCGCTCTACGCCGCCACGTTCGCGATCGAGCGGGTGATGGCGCCGTGGATCCGGCACCCCCGACAGGAGGCCCGCCGTGGGTGA
- a CDS encoding uracil-DNA glycosylase, translating into MTGQLLPHPDTGKLFPSPVPPGTGWPGDPAPADTPVAHSADEVRALAASAGPSELDARISVCRACPRLVEWREHAAEVKRRSFADQPYWGRPLPGFGDPFPKLLIMGLAPAANGGNRTGRMFTGDQAGDWLFRALHRAGIANKPTVEFAGDGQKLFGARMISAVRCAPPDNKPTVTERDCCSGWLDAELSDLLPWVGAIIALGSFGWDATLGAIRRIGGTVPTPKPKFGHGAVAELHTPAGRRLDVVGCYHPSQQNTFTGRLTEKMLDDVIARGRDLAGLGWGCGGSGR; encoded by the coding sequence ATGACGGGCCAGCTGCTGCCACATCCCGACACCGGGAAGCTTTTCCCGTCGCCGGTGCCGCCCGGCACCGGGTGGCCGGGCGACCCGGCGCCCGCGGACACCCCCGTCGCGCACTCCGCGGACGAGGTCCGCGCGCTGGCCGCCTCGGCCGGACCGAGCGAGCTGGACGCCCGGATCAGCGTGTGCCGGGCCTGCCCACGGTTGGTGGAGTGGCGGGAGCACGCCGCTGAGGTCAAGCGCCGCTCCTTCGCGGACCAGCCCTACTGGGGGCGTCCACTCCCCGGGTTCGGCGACCCGTTCCCCAAACTACTGATCATGGGACTGGCCCCGGCCGCGAACGGCGGCAACCGCACGGGCCGGATGTTCACCGGCGACCAGGCCGGTGACTGGTTGTTCCGGGCCCTGCACCGCGCCGGCATCGCCAACAAGCCCACCGTCGAGTTCGCAGGCGACGGGCAGAAGCTGTTCGGCGCCCGGATGATCTCCGCGGTGCGCTGTGCACCGCCGGACAACAAGCCCACCGTCACCGAGCGGGACTGCTGCTCCGGATGGCTGGACGCCGAACTCTCCGACCTGCTGCCGTGGGTGGGCGCGATCATCGCGCTCGGCTCGTTCGGGTGGGACGCCACCCTCGGCGCGATCCGCCGGATCGGGGGGACCGTGCCCACTCCCAAGCCCAAGTTCGGGCACGGGGCGGTGGCCGAGCTCCACACGCCCGCGGGACGGCGCCTGGACGTGGTGGGGTGCTATCACCCCAGCCAGCAGAACACCTTCACGGGCAGGCTCACGGAGAAGATGCTCGACGACGTGATCGCCCGCGGGCGGGACCTGGCCGGTCTCGGATGGGGGTGCGGCGGCTCCGGCCGCTGA
- a CDS encoding FAD-binding protein: MVNWNEECDVLVAGSGAGGVTGAYTAAREGLDVILVEATDKFGGTTAYSGGGGFWFPANPVLKRAGTDDTIEDALEYYHAVVGDRTPRELQDTYVKGGAPLVEYLEQDENLKFQMLPWPDYYGKMPKARNDGQRHTMPTPLPISEVGDLHKLVRGPLDFDRLGAELPEMLIGGRALIGRFLKAIGNYPNAKLNLDTPLVELVVEDGAVVGAIVERDGEQVAIRARKGVILAAGGFEGNDELRQKFGVPGVARDTMGPWGNLGKAHQAGIAVGADTDLMDQAWWSPGLTHPDGRSAFALCFTGGIFVNQDGKRFVNEYAPYDRLGREVIAGLEDGSVTLPYWMIYDDRAGERPPVGASNVSMVETEKYVDAGLWHTADTLEELAAKIGIPAENLVATVERFNAMAANDVDEDFGRGDEAYDRAFTGGGPALIPIEQGPFHAAAFGISDLGTKGGLRTDTTARVLDTSGNPIPGLYAAGNTMAAPSGTTYPGGGNPIGTSMLFSHIAAMNIAGK, from the coding sequence ATGGTCAACTGGAACGAAGAATGTGACGTGTTGGTGGCCGGGTCGGGCGCCGGTGGCGTCACCGGCGCCTACACCGCCGCCCGCGAAGGTCTCGACGTGATCCTGGTCGAGGCGACGGACAAGTTCGGTGGCACCACCGCGTACTCCGGTGGCGGCGGGTTCTGGTTCCCGGCCAACCCGGTGCTCAAGCGCGCCGGCACCGACGACACGATCGAGGACGCGCTCGAGTACTACCACGCCGTCGTCGGTGACCGCACCCCGCGCGAGCTGCAGGACACGTACGTCAAGGGCGGCGCGCCGCTGGTCGAGTACCTCGAGCAGGACGAGAACCTCAAGTTCCAGATGCTGCCGTGGCCCGACTACTACGGCAAGATGCCCAAGGCCCGCAACGACGGCCAGCGCCACACGATGCCGACGCCGCTGCCGATCTCGGAGGTCGGTGACCTGCACAAGCTCGTCCGCGGACCGCTCGACTTCGACCGGCTCGGCGCCGAGCTGCCCGAGATGCTCATCGGCGGCCGCGCGCTGATCGGCCGCTTCCTCAAGGCGATCGGGAACTACCCGAACGCGAAGCTGAACCTCGACACCCCGCTCGTCGAGCTGGTCGTCGAGGACGGTGCCGTGGTCGGCGCGATCGTCGAGCGCGACGGCGAGCAGGTCGCGATCCGTGCCCGCAAGGGCGTCATCCTCGCCGCCGGCGGCTTCGAGGGCAACGACGAGCTCCGTCAGAAGTTCGGCGTTCCGGGCGTCGCACGCGACACCATGGGTCCGTGGGGCAACCTGGGCAAGGCACACCAGGCCGGCATCGCGGTGGGTGCCGACACCGACCTGATGGACCAGGCCTGGTGGTCGCCCGGCCTGACCCACCCGGACGGACGCTCGGCGTTCGCGCTGTGCTTCACCGGCGGCATCTTCGTCAACCAGGACGGTAAGCGCTTCGTGAACGAGTACGCGCCGTACGACCGTCTCGGCCGCGAGGTCATCGCGGGTCTGGAGGACGGCTCGGTCACGCTGCCGTACTGGATGATCTACGACGACCGCGCGGGCGAGCGTCCGCCGGTGGGCGCCTCGAATGTCTCGATGGTCGAGACCGAGAAGTACGTGGACGCCGGTCTGTGGCATACCGCCGACACGCTCGAGGAGCTGGCCGCGAAGATCGGCATCCCGGCCGAGAACCTGGTGGCCACCGTCGAACGCTTCAACGCGATGGCAGCCAACGACGTGGACGAGGACTTCGGTCGCGGCGACGAGGCGTACGACCGTGCGTTCACCGGCGGCGGCCCGGCGCTGATCCCGATCGAGCAGGGCCCGTTCCACGCGGCCGCGTTCGGTATCTCCGACCTCGGCACCAAGGGTGGTCTGCGCACCGACACCACCGCGCGCGTGCTCGACACCTCCGGCAACCCCATTCCGGGTCTGTACGCGGCCGGCAACACGATGGCGGCCCCCAGCGGCACCACCTACCCGGGTGGCGGTAACCCGATCGGCACCAGCATGCTGTTCAGCCACATCGCCGCGATGAACATCGCCGGCAAGTAG
- a CDS encoding VOC family protein, whose translation MAHEVPEPAVQMGYVVADLDAAVDHWVTHARVGPWTVFRGVTLQGRYAGSDTVVTMDVAMGYTGALQIELMQITSSTPSPYTDDAGEPLVGPHHMAWITDDLDGALATARARGLEELFLAEGPGTRVAYLHSPAQPGVVFEYIQSDGMRAMLDYGIAQARTWDGSDPVRPIA comes from the coding sequence ATGGCCCACGAGGTCCCCGAACCCGCTGTCCAGATGGGGTACGTCGTCGCGGATCTCGACGCCGCCGTCGACCATTGGGTGACCCACGCCCGCGTCGGGCCCTGGACGGTGTTCCGGGGCGTGACGCTGCAGGGCCGATACGCGGGCTCGGACACCGTCGTGACCATGGACGTCGCGATGGGCTACACCGGCGCACTCCAGATCGAACTCATGCAGATCACGTCGTCGACCCCGTCGCCGTACACGGATGACGCCGGTGAGCCCCTGGTGGGACCCCATCACATGGCCTGGATCACCGACGATCTCGACGGTGCTCTGGCCACGGCTCGGGCCCGAGGACTCGAGGAATTGTTCCTCGCCGAAGGCCCCGGCACCCGCGTCGCCTACCTGCACTCACCGGCGCAGCCGGGTGTCGTCTTCGAGTACATCCAGAGCGACGGCATGCGCGCGATGCTCGACTACGGAATCGCTCAGGCCCGTACCTGGGACGGGTCCGATCCCGTCCGTCCGATCGCCTGA
- a CDS encoding DUF2470 domain-containing protein, with protein sequence MTSFDSAVVAAVTAHMNGDHTADNLLIVRAFAEPEATAARMTGLDGESGEWIADVAGSQRTVRVPWLGPVTDRASIRTEVVALYRAACDELGVAPNEH encoded by the coding sequence ATGACGAGCTTCGATTCGGCCGTGGTCGCCGCCGTGACTGCACACATGAACGGCGACCACACCGCCGACAACCTGCTCATCGTCCGCGCGTTCGCCGAACCGGAAGCCACTGCCGCACGCATGACCGGACTGGACGGTGAGTCCGGCGAGTGGATAGCCGACGTCGCCGGGTCCCAGCGGACCGTGCGGGTGCCGTGGCTCGGCCCGGTCACCGATCGCGCATCGATCCGCACCGAAGTGGTCGCGCTCTACCGCGCCGCGTGCGACGAGCTCGGCGTCGCGCCGAACGAGCACTGA
- a CDS encoding ABC transporter ATP-binding protein, translated as MGEAPVVELSAVTKSFGTRRVLDGIDLDVRPGEFVSVIGPSGCGKSTVFGIIAGLDAPDTGSVSAPTCAHMPQKDLLFPWRSVLDNTTLGLDVQRVPRKQARARAAELFARFGLAGFENARPHQLSGGMRQRAALLRTVVQDRPVLLLDEPFGALDSLTRTEMQTWLQDVWQQYRWTVLMITHDVREAVFLSDRVIVLSARPATVRRDVAVDLPRPRELALLTSPEFAAIERELIDVLHDESRRALAEQDAVG; from the coding sequence GTGGGTGAAGCACCGGTCGTCGAACTGTCCGCGGTCACCAAGTCGTTCGGTACCCGCCGGGTGCTCGACGGCATCGACCTCGACGTGCGCCCGGGCGAATTCGTGTCGGTGATCGGACCCAGCGGGTGCGGCAAGAGCACGGTGTTCGGGATCATCGCCGGCCTCGACGCTCCCGACACCGGTTCGGTCTCCGCCCCCACGTGCGCGCACATGCCGCAGAAGGACTTGTTGTTCCCGTGGCGCTCGGTTCTCGACAACACGACTCTCGGGCTCGACGTCCAGCGCGTGCCGCGCAAGCAGGCCCGGGCACGGGCCGCCGAACTCTTCGCGAGGTTCGGGCTCGCGGGCTTCGAGAACGCCCGCCCGCATCAGCTGTCGGGCGGTATGCGCCAGCGTGCCGCGCTGCTGCGGACCGTGGTCCAGGATCGTCCGGTACTGCTGCTCGACGAGCCGTTCGGCGCCCTGGACTCGCTGACCCGCACCGAGATGCAGACCTGGCTGCAGGACGTCTGGCAGCAGTACCGCTGGACCGTACTGATGATCACGCACGACGTGCGGGAGGCGGTTTTCCTGTCGGACCGGGTGATCGTGCTCTCGGCCCGGCCGGCGACGGTCCGTCGCGACGTTGCCGTCGATCTGCCGCGCCCACGCGAACTCGCCCTGCTCACCTCACCGGAATTCGCGGCGATCGAACGCGAACTCATCGACGTCCTGCACGACGAGTCCCGTCGGGCGCTCGCCGAGCAGGACGCTGTCGGCTGA